The proteins below come from a single Treponema phagedenis genomic window:
- a CDS encoding baseplate J/gp47 family protein translates to MDFDYKIKTFDEIYTEMQLKVFGKILTATDANSGSVLCSLLEATARLIAEAYLHCQIGYAKYLQDLVEGAFGVKRLLGTKAKGKVVFFTEKGKPAASHLYIAVGTEIACGDTVFVTTESGMIDKGTEQSKPIFAEAKEIGEKGNVPSESVDTILSGLHSSIAGVKNIRPFENGTSAETDPELRKRFVNYLRGLQRTNFYGVKEAALSTKAYHVNVVLCAPPKDIPTRDFDGNPITEHNVNCAVYVCDKEGECSGALLDEVRKTLRGDGTYNNPGYTPAGVHLAVAPIVADRRFQGEGNKLNLEIFSVLPDKEEAKERVRKKVIEFFQGFEVGQSLIITDLILAVRQFDWVTDVIIKDMNLPQGSANPSATESHKLLVVKEEDVLITIKQQG, encoded by the coding sequence ATGGATTTTGATTATAAAATAAAAACCTTTGATGAGATTTACACCGAAATGCAGCTAAAGGTATTCGGTAAAATACTTACCGCAACGGACGCTAACTCAGGCAGTGTGCTTTGCTCTTTATTAGAGGCAACTGCACGGCTAATTGCTGAAGCGTATTTGCATTGCCAAATAGGGTATGCAAAATACTTACAAGATTTAGTGGAAGGGGCTTTTGGCGTAAAAAGGCTTTTAGGAACTAAGGCAAAGGGGAAGGTTGTTTTTTTTACCGAAAAAGGAAAACCTGCAGCCAGTCATCTTTATATAGCGGTAGGAACCGAAATTGCCTGCGGTGATACTGTTTTTGTTACCACAGAATCGGGAATGATAGATAAGGGGACGGAACAGTCAAAGCCTATTTTTGCTGAAGCAAAAGAAATAGGAGAAAAAGGAAATGTGCCATCTGAAAGCGTTGACACTATTTTAAGCGGCTTACATTCAAGTATTGCGGGAGTAAAAAATATACGGCCGTTTGAAAACGGTACTTCCGCCGAAACCGATCCGGAGCTGCGAAAGCGATTTGTAAATTATTTACGAGGCTTACAACGGACAAACTTTTACGGGGTAAAAGAAGCGGCTCTTAGCACAAAAGCATATCACGTGAACGTGGTATTATGTGCGCCGCCAAAAGATATTCCCACCCGAGATTTTGACGGAAACCCCATAACAGAGCATAATGTAAATTGTGCGGTGTATGTTTGCGACAAAGAAGGAGAGTGTTCAGGGGCATTACTTGATGAGGTGCGCAAAACATTACGCGGAGACGGCACGTATAACAATCCCGGATACACACCTGCGGGTGTTCATCTTGCTGTCGCTCCCATTGTTGCAGACAGACGGTTTCAAGGGGAAGGCAATAAATTAAATCTTGAAATATTTTCTGTTCTTCCTGATAAAGAAGAGGCAAAGGAACGAGTACGAAAAAAGGTTATAGAATTTTTTCAAGGCTTTGAAGTAGGTCAATCTCTTATTATCACTGATTTAATTCTTGCCGTCAGACAGTTTGATTGGGTTACCGATGTAATCATTAAAGATATGAACCTTC